The genomic DNA GTTTGGCGCTGAGCTTGATGTTTATTGTGAGCCGGGATTTTCTGCTGTCCTTTTACCATATTACCCCGACGATTAAGGAAAATGCCGAGATCTATATGATGCTGGCAGGGGGTTCGCTGTTTCTGGAAGCGCTTATGCTAACCGCAGGTCCGGTGATTCGTTCACACGGTTTTACGAAAGATACGATGATCGTGGGCATTGGTATGAACATTTTGCATATTGTGGGGAATGCGTTGCTGATTTATGGCTGGTTGGGTCTGCCGCAAATGGGCGTGGCCGGAGCAGCGATTTCAACAGTGATTAGTCGTGCTGTAGCCTGTGTCTGGATTTTTATATTGTTGTACAAACGTGTAAGTGCGCCGATTCGCCTCCAGTATTATGTACAGCTTCAATGGAGCAAGCTGGTGGCCATCCTGAAAATCGGCATCCCGGCGGGACTGGAATGGTTGTCTTATCAACTCAGCCAAATGATGGTGACCCGGTTTGTTAGCTTCATGGGCACAACGGCGATTGCTACTCATTTTTATACGAATACGATAGTGTACTTTTTTATGGTGTTCGGAATGGCAGTGGGTGAGGGGACGGAAATTATTGTTGCTCGCCTGATAGGTGCAGGAGATAAGGAAAAGGCATATCACCAACTACTGCGCAGCCTGAAATGGTCGCTGGTCATTACGATTGCGGTGATCGTGGTGGTATCCTTTTTCCGGTATGAAGTGATGGCGATCTTTACGGATGAGCCGGCGATTATTCAACTGGGGGCAGCGATTTTGCTGTTCTGTATACTGCTGGAGCCAGGCCGTGTGTTCAATCATGTCGTCATTAACTCCTTGCGGGCGGCGGGGGATGTACAGTTTCCGCTGATGATGGCGATCATCTCGATGTGGGGGATCAAAATTCCGTTGGCATATGTGCTGGGCATTCATCTGGGATATGGTGTGCTTGGGGTGTGGATTGCACATGCCTGTGATGAATGGGTACGAGGCATTTTCCACTATCTGCGCTGGAAAGGTCGGAAATGGCAGCACAAGTCGCTGTTGTCCAAGGCTGAGCTTCAAGCGGATTCGTTGTCAGGCTGACATTTGAAGCTGTAGTTGCTCTGGCTCTTTTAACATAGGCATTCTCCATGGATATGGGGGATGTCTATTTTTTTACAAAAATAAACAAAAGGGGATGTTCAAACTTTTCAAAAATTGCTAGAATATAGTAACCTCAAACAAGAGTTTCAGTAGAGGTTTTGAAAGTTTCGGTTTTGAAAGTTTTAAAGACGGATGGTTTCCGATTGAATCCATGAAGGAGGGAATAGGATGGAACGTAAAGTGCATATCATTCCTTACCAAGTGATCAAGCAGGAGCAACAGGTGAATGAAATACCGCGAGGGGTGGAACTGATTCAGGCCCCTGCGGTGTGGAGCCGAGCCCGAGGCCAGGGAGTGAAGGTGGCAGTACTGGATACGGGCTGTGATGCGGACCATCCTGATTTGAAGGAACGCATTATTGGTGGCCGGAACTTCACGGATGATGATGACAGTGATCCAAACATTTTCACGGATTACAACGGTCACGGTACGCATGTAGCAGGCACAATCGCGGCAGCAGAAAATGGAGATGGTGTGGTGGGTGTCGCCCCGGAGGCGGATTTGCTCATTATCAAGGTCCTGAACAAGCAAGGCTCCGGTCAATACGACTGGATCATTCAGGGCATTCATTATGCGATTGAGCAAAAAGCAGACATCATCTCGATGTCGCTTGGCGGCCCCGAGGATGTGCCTGAGCTTCATGAAGCGGTGCAGAAGGCGGTAGCGAACCAAATTTTGGTCGTCTGCGCAGCAGGTAATGAGGGAGACGGTGACGACAGAACGGACGAACTGGGCTATCCCGGCTGCTATAACGAGGTGATCAGCGTAGGCGCTGTAAACTTTGACAGACATGCTTCCGATTTCAGCAACTCCAATAATGAGGTGGATTTGGTTGCGCCGGGAGAAGATATTCTGTCTACCGTTCCGGGCGGCAAATATGCGACCTTCAGCGGTACTTCAATGGCTACCCCGCATGTAGCAGGTGCTTTGGCACTGATTAAGCAGTTGGCGAACGCGAGCTTTGAACGGAATCTCACCGAGCCGGAGCTATACGCCCAACTGATCAAACGCACCATTCCACTCGGCCATTCTGCCAAGCTGGAAGGCAACGGGCTGTTGTACTTGACGGCAGTCGAGGAGCTTTCCCGTATTTTCGACTCTCAGCGTGTAGCAGGAATACTGAGCGCAGGATCATTACATGTTAAATAAGCCGTAACTACGGTTATATAGCGGTTCTCCTGAGGGGGAGCCGCTTTTTTGTGCAAAAATTTATCTTATGAAGAAAATTTAGGTTGACAAAATATTACATGCTTCAACATAATGATATAGTACTAAAGTTTGTATAAATATGAAAAGGGGTTCTAAATAACTAATGAAAACGGGGATAACGCGTTATTTATGTGCTGCTGCAGAACTAGATCGAAATTTTCGACAAAAGGTATTAGAACAAATCGTTTATAATCGTTACTGCTTTGTAGCTCCTAGCTATGGAGCAGATATTGCTAAAGTTGCTGTTCAATGTATACAGGCAAAAAAACGGGACTTTTTTATGGATTGCGCTTTATTATTTCTTTTAGGATGGTTTGTTACGGCGATTTTTACAGATTTATTGATTTCTTGGCCGTTATTCTTATCCTTTCTAGTTAACATTGGATTTAGAATATATCCTTACTGGTATGTAACAAACAAGCTTTCTTCAGAAAATATTTCAAGTGACAAAGCACCTGATCTCAAAGAGATAGGGAATGATTTTTCGAAAAAAATGGAGGAGATGAATCAGGAAGGCAACGTAATCTATTTCGGAGGGGATTCACCATTTGTAGGAGCTGGTAATCGCTTATCAGGATGGTCTTTTTTAGCAGAAACAAAAATCAAAAATTCGGACGAATACATCAAACTTAACAACGCTGATCTGTATACATACATTGATAGCAAAATGAAAGAGCTAAGTATTTCTCACATGACTACTGCAAATGCTCTTTATGTAGATGGCAGTAAAATCAGGAATGATTCAAGGTTCCTGAAGAAAGAAATGAGTTCTCCTAAGAGAATGATTGATGCGAAATTTTTGCAAGAATACACAGAGCTAGAAGAAGAGCATGTTCGCTTCTATAAATCGATTCAAGTTACAGCGTGGGACGGAGATTTTGTGTTCAGCACATTTTTTAGAGTACACTTTACACCACAAAATCTGTTTGTAGAAATGCAGAATTATCTGTTACCCCCTTTGAAAAAGGAATTTTATGCAATA from Paenibacillus sp. FSL R10-2782 includes the following:
- a CDS encoding S8 family peptidase — translated: MERKVHIIPYQVIKQEQQVNEIPRGVELIQAPAVWSRARGQGVKVAVLDTGCDADHPDLKERIIGGRNFTDDDDSDPNIFTDYNGHGTHVAGTIAAAENGDGVVGVAPEADLLIIKVLNKQGSGQYDWIIQGIHYAIEQKADIISMSLGGPEDVPELHEAVQKAVANQILVVCAAGNEGDGDDRTDELGYPGCYNEVISVGAVNFDRHASDFSNSNNEVDLVAPGEDILSTVPGGKYATFSGTSMATPHVAGALALIKQLANASFERNLTEPELYAQLIKRTIPLGHSAKLEGNGLLYLTAVEELSRIFDSQRVAGILSAGSLHVK
- a CDS encoding MATE family efflux transporter; the encoded protein is MSLSQENGSKQAQVVKTMTVFAITWPIFIEMLFHILMGSVDTFMLSHVSDEVVSAVGVSRQLIEFTIILFNLLGLGVGVIIAQLLGAQKHVDASRVTASALTFNLIFGLALSLMFIVSRDFLLSFYHITPTIKENAEIYMMLAGGSLFLEALMLTAGPVIRSHGFTKDTMIVGIGMNILHIVGNALLIYGWLGLPQMGVAGAAISTVISRAVACVWIFILLYKRVSAPIRLQYYVQLQWSKLVAILKIGIPAGLEWLSYQLSQMMVTRFVSFMGTTAIATHFYTNTIVYFFMVFGMAVGEGTEIIVARLIGAGDKEKAYHQLLRSLKWSLVITIAVIVVVSFFRYEVMAIFTDEPAIIQLGAAILLFCILLEPGRVFNHVVINSLRAAGDVQFPLMMAIISMWGIKIPLAYVLGIHLGYGVLGVWIAHACDEWVRGIFHYLRWKGRKWQHKSLLSKAELQADSLSG